In the genome of Calliopsis andreniformis isolate RMS-2024a chromosome 10, iyCalAndr_principal, whole genome shotgun sequence, one region contains:
- the Miro gene encoding mitochondrial Rho GTPase isoform X8, giving the protein MVQRPVAPKRNVRILLIGDRGVGKTSLILSLVSEEYAEDVPFKAEEITIPADVTPEQVPTHIVDYSAAEQTEDQLTDEIQKAHVICVVYSVVDEDTLDRAATYWLPLIRRCSSNNRCPIVLVGNKIDLVDYSTIEAVYPIMKEFTEIESCIECSAKTLQNVSETFYYAQKAVLHPTTPLYNYDTQELTEECKIALQRIFKTCDLDNDGLLNDMELNAFQQWCFNTPLQPQVLEDVKAVLSKNIQDGICNGCVTMKGFMYLQCLFIQRGRNETTWAVLRKFGYDNELQMSKEYIHPPLKVPAGCTTELSHKGQEFLTLLFMQHDRDRDGALSPSEMESLFSRCLAPPWGNEYKYTVPTNEKGWITFQGYMCQWALLTLTNVRKTLEYMAYLGYNMYNNECQTNAILVTREKKLDLAKKQSSRNVYTCHVIGPKCSGKTTLCRTFIDPKLEVYARKLTDEMVPSNSHVTVNTVHVYGQEKTIILRDINIHKVQDALTPAQIQCDAAALVYDASNPKSFEYIARIYIKYFADSKIPVLIVANKSDLSEVKQEYLLQPVSFCNKYKLMPPQPYSISRTVRREIFVKLATMAAFPHINQFGLMQGDSIVWWKAGLGIAVATVAGFVVMRVLNTEKR; this is encoded by the exons ATGGTGCAACGTCCAGTCGCGCCTAAGCGCAACGTCAGAATTCTGTTGATCGGTGACCGCGGGGTCGGCAAGACTTCTTTGATACTGTCGTTGGTGAGCGAAGAGTATGCAGAGGATGTGCCTTTCAAGGCCGAGGAAATCACGATACCGGCGGATGTTACGCCTGAGCAGGTGCCCACACACATTGTTGATTACTCAG CTGCAGAACAAACCGAGGATCAGTTGACTGATGAGATTCAAAAGGCGCATGTAATTTGTGTTGTATATTCTGTGGTTGACGAGGACACGTTAGACAGAGCAGCTACTTATTGGTTACCATTGATCAGACGATGCTCATCTAATAATCGTTGTCCAATTGTTCTTGTGGGAAATAAGATTGACCTTGTTGATTATTCTACTATCGAG GCTGTATATCCTATAATGAAGGAGTTCACTGAAATTGAAAGTTGTATCGAG TGTTCCGCCAAAACATTACAAAATGTTTCAGAAACATTTTATTATGCACAAAAAGCTGTTTTACATCCTACGACTCCATTATATAATTATGATACTCAGGAG CTTACAGAAGAATGTAAAATTGCACTGCAAAGAATTTTTAAA ACATGTGATTTGGATAACGATGGCTTATTAAATGATATGGAGCTAAATGCATTTCAGCAATGGTGCTTTAACactccattgcaaccacaagttTTGGAAGATGTAAAGGCTGTATTATCAAAAAATATTCAAGATGGCATTTGCAATGGATGTGTTACTATGAAAG GTTTTATGTATCTTCAATGTTTATTTATACAACGAGGGAGGAATGAGACTACTTGGGCTGTTCTGAGAAAATTTGGCTATGACAATGAATTGCAGATGTCCAAGGAATATATACATCCACC ATTAAAGGTGCCTGCTGGTTGCACAACTGAATTGTCTCATAAGGGTCAAGAATTTTTAACATTGTTGTTCATGCAACATGATCGAGATAGAGATGGTGCTCTCTCACCATCGGAAATGGAATCATTATTTTCAAGGTGTTTGGCACCACCTTGGGGCAATGAATACAAGTACACAGTACCAACCAATGAAAAG GGTTGGATCACATTTCAAGGCTACATGTGTCAATGGGCACTATTAACTCTTACAAATGTACGGAAAACGTTAGAGTATATGGCATACCTAggttataatatgtataataatgAATGTCAAACAAACGCAATACTAGTCACACGCGAAAAAAAGCTAGATTTGGCAAAGAAACAATCAAGTAGAAATGTTTATACTTGTCACGTAATTGGACCGAAATGTAGTGGGAAAACAACATTGTGTAGAACGTTTATTGATCCCAAACTCGAGGTATATGCACGT AAATTAACTGATGAAATGGTTCCATCAAATTCACATGTAACTGTAAACACAGTACATGTGTATGGTCAAGAAAAGACAATAATTTTGCGAGATATAAATATTCACAAAGTTCAAGATGCTTTAACACCCGCACAAATTCAGTGTGACGCAGCAGCTCTAGTTTACGACGCTAGTAATCCTAAGTCGTTTGAATATATCGCACGAATTTATATT AAATATTTTGCAGATAGTAAAATTCCTGTTCTGATAGTAGCAAATAAGAGTGATTTGTCTGAGGtgaaacaggaatacttgcttcAACCAGTAAGTTTTTGCAATAAGTACAAACTGATGCCACCACAACCATATAGCATTTCTCGTACAGTACGACGTGAGATCTTCGTAAAGCTAGCAACAATGGCAGCTTTCCC ACATATAAATCAATTTGGACTGATGCAAGGAGATTCAATCGTCTGGTGGAAAGCTGGTCTTGGAATTGCAGTTGCCACAGTCGCGGGCTTCGTGGTGATGCGTGTCTTAAATACAGAGAAAAGATAG
- the Miro gene encoding mitochondrial Rho GTPase isoform X6: MVQRPVAPKRNVRILLIGDRGVGKTSLILSLVSEEYAEDVPFKAEEITIPADVTPEQVPTHIVDYSAAEQTEDQLTDEIQKAHVICVVYSVVDEDTLDRAATYWLPLIRRCSSNNRCPIVLVGNKIDLVDYSTIEAVYPIMKEFTEIESCIECSAKTLQNVSETFYYAQKAVLHPTTPLYNYDTQELTEECKIALQRIFKTCDLDNDGLLNDMELNAFQQWCFNTPLQPQVLEDVKAVLSKNIQDGICNGCVTMKGFMYLQCLFIQRGRNETTWAVLRKFGYDNELQMSKEYIHPPLKVPAGCTTELSHKGQEFLTLLFMQHDRDRDGALSPSEMESLFSRCLAPPWGNEYKYTVPTNEKGWITFQGYMCQWALLTLTNVRKTLEYMAYLGYNMYNNECQTNAILVTREKKLDLAKKQSSRNVYTCHVIGPKCSGKTTLCRTFIDPKLEVYARKLTDEMVPSNSHVTVNTVHVYGQEKTIILRDINIHKVQDALTPAQIQCDAAALVYDASNPKSFEYIARIYIKYFADSKIPVLIVANKSDLSEVKQEYLLQPVSFCNKYKLMPPQPYSISRTVRREIFVKLATMAAFPRFQGAWVLFYRDRHINQFGLMQGDSIVWWKAGLGIAVATVAGFVVMRVLNTEKR, from the exons ATGGTGCAACGTCCAGTCGCGCCTAAGCGCAACGTCAGAATTCTGTTGATCGGTGACCGCGGGGTCGGCAAGACTTCTTTGATACTGTCGTTGGTGAGCGAAGAGTATGCAGAGGATGTGCCTTTCAAGGCCGAGGAAATCACGATACCGGCGGATGTTACGCCTGAGCAGGTGCCCACACACATTGTTGATTACTCAG CTGCAGAACAAACCGAGGATCAGTTGACTGATGAGATTCAAAAGGCGCATGTAATTTGTGTTGTATATTCTGTGGTTGACGAGGACACGTTAGACAGAGCAGCTACTTATTGGTTACCATTGATCAGACGATGCTCATCTAATAATCGTTGTCCAATTGTTCTTGTGGGAAATAAGATTGACCTTGTTGATTATTCTACTATCGAG GCTGTATATCCTATAATGAAGGAGTTCACTGAAATTGAAAGTTGTATCGAG TGTTCCGCCAAAACATTACAAAATGTTTCAGAAACATTTTATTATGCACAAAAAGCTGTTTTACATCCTACGACTCCATTATATAATTATGATACTCAGGAG CTTACAGAAGAATGTAAAATTGCACTGCAAAGAATTTTTAAA ACATGTGATTTGGATAACGATGGCTTATTAAATGATATGGAGCTAAATGCATTTCAGCAATGGTGCTTTAACactccattgcaaccacaagttTTGGAAGATGTAAAGGCTGTATTATCAAAAAATATTCAAGATGGCATTTGCAATGGATGTGTTACTATGAAAG GTTTTATGTATCTTCAATGTTTATTTATACAACGAGGGAGGAATGAGACTACTTGGGCTGTTCTGAGAAAATTTGGCTATGACAATGAATTGCAGATGTCCAAGGAATATATACATCCACC ATTAAAGGTGCCTGCTGGTTGCACAACTGAATTGTCTCATAAGGGTCAAGAATTTTTAACATTGTTGTTCATGCAACATGATCGAGATAGAGATGGTGCTCTCTCACCATCGGAAATGGAATCATTATTTTCAAGGTGTTTGGCACCACCTTGGGGCAATGAATACAAGTACACAGTACCAACCAATGAAAAG GGTTGGATCACATTTCAAGGCTACATGTGTCAATGGGCACTATTAACTCTTACAAATGTACGGAAAACGTTAGAGTATATGGCATACCTAggttataatatgtataataatgAATGTCAAACAAACGCAATACTAGTCACACGCGAAAAAAAGCTAGATTTGGCAAAGAAACAATCAAGTAGAAATGTTTATACTTGTCACGTAATTGGACCGAAATGTAGTGGGAAAACAACATTGTGTAGAACGTTTATTGATCCCAAACTCGAGGTATATGCACGT AAATTAACTGATGAAATGGTTCCATCAAATTCACATGTAACTGTAAACACAGTACATGTGTATGGTCAAGAAAAGACAATAATTTTGCGAGATATAAATATTCACAAAGTTCAAGATGCTTTAACACCCGCACAAATTCAGTGTGACGCAGCAGCTCTAGTTTACGACGCTAGTAATCCTAAGTCGTTTGAATATATCGCACGAATTTATATT AAATATTTTGCAGATAGTAAAATTCCTGTTCTGATAGTAGCAAATAAGAGTGATTTGTCTGAGGtgaaacaggaatacttgcttcAACCAGTAAGTTTTTGCAATAAGTACAAACTGATGCCACCACAACCATATAGCATTTCTCGTACAGTACGACGTGAGATCTTCGTAAAGCTAGCAACAATGGCAGCTTTCCC CCGCTTTCAAGGAGCATGGGTATTATTTTACAGAGACAG ACATATAAATCAATTTGGACTGATGCAAGGAGATTCAATCGTCTGGTGGAAAGCTGGTCTTGGAATTGCAGTTGCCACAGTCGCGGGCTTCGTGGTGATGCGTGTCTTAAATACAGAGAAAAGATAG
- the Miro gene encoding mitochondrial Rho GTPase isoform X4: protein MVQRPVAPKRNVRILLIGDRGVGKTSLILSLVSEEYAEDVPFKAEEITIPADVTPEQVPTHIVDYSAAEQTEDQLTDEIQKAHVICVVYSVVDEDTLDRAATYWLPLIRRCSSNNRCPIVLVGNKIDLVDYSTIEAVYPIMKEFTEIESCIECSAKTLQNVSETFYYAQKAVLHPTTPLYNYDTQELTEECKIALQRIFKTCDLDNDGLLNDMELNAFQQWCFNTPLQPQVLEDVKAVLSKNIQDGICNGCVTMKGFMYLQCLFIQRGRNETTWAVLRKFGYDNELQMSKEYIHPPLKVPAGCTTELSHKGQEFLTLLFMQHDRDRDGALSPSEMESLFSRCLAPPWGNEYKYTVPTNEKGWITFQGYMCQWALLTLTNVRKTLEYMAYLGYNMYNNECQTNAILVTREKKLDLAKKQSSRNVYTCHVIGPKCSGKTTLCRTFIDPKLEKLTDEMVPSNSHVTVNTVHVYGQEKTIILRDINIHKVQDALTPAQIQCDAAALVYDASNPKSFEYIARIYIKYFADSKIPVLIVANKSDLSEVKQEYLLQPVSFCNKYKLMPPQPYSISRTVRREIFVKLATMAAFPRFQGAWVLFYRDSRLRRMVHMLLDKPSPTQWWSSFTRHINQFGLMQGDSIVWWKAGLGIAVATVAGFVVMRVLNTEKR from the exons ATGGTGCAACGTCCAGTCGCGCCTAAGCGCAACGTCAGAATTCTGTTGATCGGTGACCGCGGGGTCGGCAAGACTTCTTTGATACTGTCGTTGGTGAGCGAAGAGTATGCAGAGGATGTGCCTTTCAAGGCCGAGGAAATCACGATACCGGCGGATGTTACGCCTGAGCAGGTGCCCACACACATTGTTGATTACTCAG CTGCAGAACAAACCGAGGATCAGTTGACTGATGAGATTCAAAAGGCGCATGTAATTTGTGTTGTATATTCTGTGGTTGACGAGGACACGTTAGACAGAGCAGCTACTTATTGGTTACCATTGATCAGACGATGCTCATCTAATAATCGTTGTCCAATTGTTCTTGTGGGAAATAAGATTGACCTTGTTGATTATTCTACTATCGAG GCTGTATATCCTATAATGAAGGAGTTCACTGAAATTGAAAGTTGTATCGAG TGTTCCGCCAAAACATTACAAAATGTTTCAGAAACATTTTATTATGCACAAAAAGCTGTTTTACATCCTACGACTCCATTATATAATTATGATACTCAGGAG CTTACAGAAGAATGTAAAATTGCACTGCAAAGAATTTTTAAA ACATGTGATTTGGATAACGATGGCTTATTAAATGATATGGAGCTAAATGCATTTCAGCAATGGTGCTTTAACactccattgcaaccacaagttTTGGAAGATGTAAAGGCTGTATTATCAAAAAATATTCAAGATGGCATTTGCAATGGATGTGTTACTATGAAAG GTTTTATGTATCTTCAATGTTTATTTATACAACGAGGGAGGAATGAGACTACTTGGGCTGTTCTGAGAAAATTTGGCTATGACAATGAATTGCAGATGTCCAAGGAATATATACATCCACC ATTAAAGGTGCCTGCTGGTTGCACAACTGAATTGTCTCATAAGGGTCAAGAATTTTTAACATTGTTGTTCATGCAACATGATCGAGATAGAGATGGTGCTCTCTCACCATCGGAAATGGAATCATTATTTTCAAGGTGTTTGGCACCACCTTGGGGCAATGAATACAAGTACACAGTACCAACCAATGAAAAG GGTTGGATCACATTTCAAGGCTACATGTGTCAATGGGCACTATTAACTCTTACAAATGTACGGAAAACGTTAGAGTATATGGCATACCTAggttataatatgtataataatgAATGTCAAACAAACGCAATACTAGTCACACGCGAAAAAAAGCTAGATTTGGCAAAGAAACAATCAAGTAGAAATGTTTATACTTGTCACGTAATTGGACCGAAATGTAGTGGGAAAACAACATTGTGTAGAACGTTTATTGATCCCAAACTCGAG AAATTAACTGATGAAATGGTTCCATCAAATTCACATGTAACTGTAAACACAGTACATGTGTATGGTCAAGAAAAGACAATAATTTTGCGAGATATAAATATTCACAAAGTTCAAGATGCTTTAACACCCGCACAAATTCAGTGTGACGCAGCAGCTCTAGTTTACGACGCTAGTAATCCTAAGTCGTTTGAATATATCGCACGAATTTATATT AAATATTTTGCAGATAGTAAAATTCCTGTTCTGATAGTAGCAAATAAGAGTGATTTGTCTGAGGtgaaacaggaatacttgcttcAACCAGTAAGTTTTTGCAATAAGTACAAACTGATGCCACCACAACCATATAGCATTTCTCGTACAGTACGACGTGAGATCTTCGTAAAGCTAGCAACAATGGCAGCTTTCCC CCGCTTTCAAGGAGCATGGGTATTATTTTACAGAGACAG TCGTTTGAGGCGTATGGTCCACATGTTGCTTGACAAACCCTCTCCCACTCAATGGTGGAGTTCATTTACAAG ACATATAAATCAATTTGGACTGATGCAAGGAGATTCAATCGTCTGGTGGAAAGCTGGTCTTGGAATTGCAGTTGCCACAGTCGCGGGCTTCGTGGTGATGCGTGTCTTAAATACAGAGAAAAGATAG
- the Miro gene encoding mitochondrial Rho GTPase isoform X2, with protein MVQRPVAPKRNVRILLIGDRGVGKTSLILSLVSEEYAEDVPFKAEEITIPADVTPEQVPTHIVDYSAAEQTEDQLTDEIQKAHVICVVYSVVDEDTLDRAATYWLPLIRRCSSNNRCPIVLVGNKIDLVDYSTIEAVYPIMKEFTEIESCIECSAKTLQNVSETFYYAQKAVLHPTTPLYNYDTQELTEECKIALQRIFKTCDLDNDGLLNDMELNAFQQWCFNTPLQPQVLEDVKAVLSKNIQDGICNGCVTMKGFMYLQCLFIQRGRNETTWAVLRKFGYDNELQMSKEYIHPPLKVPAGCTTELSHKGQEFLTLLFMQHDRDRDGALSPSEMESLFSRCLAPPWGNEYKYTVPTNEKGWITFQGYMCQWALLTLTNVRKTLEYMAYLGYNMYNNECQTNAILVTREKKLDLAKKQSSRNVYTCHVIGPKCSGKTTLCRTFIDPKLEVYARKLTDEMVPSNSHVTVNTVHVYGQEKTIILRDINIHKVQDALTPAQIQCDAAALVYDASNPKSFEYIARIYIKYFADSKIPVLIVANKSDLSEVKQEYLLQPVSFCNKYKLMPPQPYSISRTVRREIFVKLATMAAFPRFQGAWVLFYRDSRLRRMVHMLLDKPSPTQWWSSFTRHINQFGLMQGDSIVWWKAGLGIAVATVAGFVVMRVLNTEKR; from the exons ATGGTGCAACGTCCAGTCGCGCCTAAGCGCAACGTCAGAATTCTGTTGATCGGTGACCGCGGGGTCGGCAAGACTTCTTTGATACTGTCGTTGGTGAGCGAAGAGTATGCAGAGGATGTGCCTTTCAAGGCCGAGGAAATCACGATACCGGCGGATGTTACGCCTGAGCAGGTGCCCACACACATTGTTGATTACTCAG CTGCAGAACAAACCGAGGATCAGTTGACTGATGAGATTCAAAAGGCGCATGTAATTTGTGTTGTATATTCTGTGGTTGACGAGGACACGTTAGACAGAGCAGCTACTTATTGGTTACCATTGATCAGACGATGCTCATCTAATAATCGTTGTCCAATTGTTCTTGTGGGAAATAAGATTGACCTTGTTGATTATTCTACTATCGAG GCTGTATATCCTATAATGAAGGAGTTCACTGAAATTGAAAGTTGTATCGAG TGTTCCGCCAAAACATTACAAAATGTTTCAGAAACATTTTATTATGCACAAAAAGCTGTTTTACATCCTACGACTCCATTATATAATTATGATACTCAGGAG CTTACAGAAGAATGTAAAATTGCACTGCAAAGAATTTTTAAA ACATGTGATTTGGATAACGATGGCTTATTAAATGATATGGAGCTAAATGCATTTCAGCAATGGTGCTTTAACactccattgcaaccacaagttTTGGAAGATGTAAAGGCTGTATTATCAAAAAATATTCAAGATGGCATTTGCAATGGATGTGTTACTATGAAAG GTTTTATGTATCTTCAATGTTTATTTATACAACGAGGGAGGAATGAGACTACTTGGGCTGTTCTGAGAAAATTTGGCTATGACAATGAATTGCAGATGTCCAAGGAATATATACATCCACC ATTAAAGGTGCCTGCTGGTTGCACAACTGAATTGTCTCATAAGGGTCAAGAATTTTTAACATTGTTGTTCATGCAACATGATCGAGATAGAGATGGTGCTCTCTCACCATCGGAAATGGAATCATTATTTTCAAGGTGTTTGGCACCACCTTGGGGCAATGAATACAAGTACACAGTACCAACCAATGAAAAG GGTTGGATCACATTTCAAGGCTACATGTGTCAATGGGCACTATTAACTCTTACAAATGTACGGAAAACGTTAGAGTATATGGCATACCTAggttataatatgtataataatgAATGTCAAACAAACGCAATACTAGTCACACGCGAAAAAAAGCTAGATTTGGCAAAGAAACAATCAAGTAGAAATGTTTATACTTGTCACGTAATTGGACCGAAATGTAGTGGGAAAACAACATTGTGTAGAACGTTTATTGATCCCAAACTCGAGGTATATGCACGT AAATTAACTGATGAAATGGTTCCATCAAATTCACATGTAACTGTAAACACAGTACATGTGTATGGTCAAGAAAAGACAATAATTTTGCGAGATATAAATATTCACAAAGTTCAAGATGCTTTAACACCCGCACAAATTCAGTGTGACGCAGCAGCTCTAGTTTACGACGCTAGTAATCCTAAGTCGTTTGAATATATCGCACGAATTTATATT AAATATTTTGCAGATAGTAAAATTCCTGTTCTGATAGTAGCAAATAAGAGTGATTTGTCTGAGGtgaaacaggaatacttgcttcAACCAGTAAGTTTTTGCAATAAGTACAAACTGATGCCACCACAACCATATAGCATTTCTCGTACAGTACGACGTGAGATCTTCGTAAAGCTAGCAACAATGGCAGCTTTCCC CCGCTTTCAAGGAGCATGGGTATTATTTTACAGAGACAG TCGTTTGAGGCGTATGGTCCACATGTTGCTTGACAAACCCTCTCCCACTCAATGGTGGAGTTCATTTACAAG ACATATAAATCAATTTGGACTGATGCAAGGAGATTCAATCGTCTGGTGGAAAGCTGGTCTTGGAATTGCAGTTGCCACAGTCGCGGGCTTCGTGGTGATGCGTGTCTTAAATACAGAGAAAAGATAG
- the Miro gene encoding mitochondrial Rho GTPase isoform X3, which yields MVQRPVAPKRNVRILLIGDRGVGKTSLILSLVSEEYAEDVPFKAEEITIPADVTPEQVPTHIVDYSAAEQTEDQLTDEIQKAHVICVVYSVVDEDTLDRAATYWLPLIRRCSSNNRCPIVLVGNKIDLVDYSTIEAVYPIMKEFTEIESCIECSAKTLQNVSETFYYAQKAVLHPTTPLYNYDTQELTEECKIALQRIFKTCDLDNDGLLNDMELNAFQQWCFNTPLQPQVLEDVKAVLSKNIQDGICNGCVTMKGFMYLQCLFIQRGRNETTWAVLRKFGYDNELQMSKEYIHPPLKVPAGCTTELSHKGQEFLTLLFMQHDRDRDGALSPSEMESLFSRCLAPPWGNEYKYTVPTNEKGWITFQGYMCQWALLTLTNVRKTLEYMAYLGYNMYNNECQTNAILVTREKKLDLAKKQSSRNVYTCHVIGPKCSGKTTLCRTFIDPKLEKLTDEMVPSNSHVTVNTVHVYGQEKTIILRDINIHKVQDALTPAQIQCDAAALVYDASNPKSFEYIARIYIKYFADSKIPVLIVANKSDLSEVKQEYLLQPVSFCNKYKLMPPQPYSISRTVRREIFVKLATMAAFPRFQGAWVLFYRDSRLRRMVHMLLDKPSPTQWWSSFTRFLHINQFGLMQGDSIVWWKAGLGIAVATVAGFVVMRVLNTEKR from the exons ATGGTGCAACGTCCAGTCGCGCCTAAGCGCAACGTCAGAATTCTGTTGATCGGTGACCGCGGGGTCGGCAAGACTTCTTTGATACTGTCGTTGGTGAGCGAAGAGTATGCAGAGGATGTGCCTTTCAAGGCCGAGGAAATCACGATACCGGCGGATGTTACGCCTGAGCAGGTGCCCACACACATTGTTGATTACTCAG CTGCAGAACAAACCGAGGATCAGTTGACTGATGAGATTCAAAAGGCGCATGTAATTTGTGTTGTATATTCTGTGGTTGACGAGGACACGTTAGACAGAGCAGCTACTTATTGGTTACCATTGATCAGACGATGCTCATCTAATAATCGTTGTCCAATTGTTCTTGTGGGAAATAAGATTGACCTTGTTGATTATTCTACTATCGAG GCTGTATATCCTATAATGAAGGAGTTCACTGAAATTGAAAGTTGTATCGAG TGTTCCGCCAAAACATTACAAAATGTTTCAGAAACATTTTATTATGCACAAAAAGCTGTTTTACATCCTACGACTCCATTATATAATTATGATACTCAGGAG CTTACAGAAGAATGTAAAATTGCACTGCAAAGAATTTTTAAA ACATGTGATTTGGATAACGATGGCTTATTAAATGATATGGAGCTAAATGCATTTCAGCAATGGTGCTTTAACactccattgcaaccacaagttTTGGAAGATGTAAAGGCTGTATTATCAAAAAATATTCAAGATGGCATTTGCAATGGATGTGTTACTATGAAAG GTTTTATGTATCTTCAATGTTTATTTATACAACGAGGGAGGAATGAGACTACTTGGGCTGTTCTGAGAAAATTTGGCTATGACAATGAATTGCAGATGTCCAAGGAATATATACATCCACC ATTAAAGGTGCCTGCTGGTTGCACAACTGAATTGTCTCATAAGGGTCAAGAATTTTTAACATTGTTGTTCATGCAACATGATCGAGATAGAGATGGTGCTCTCTCACCATCGGAAATGGAATCATTATTTTCAAGGTGTTTGGCACCACCTTGGGGCAATGAATACAAGTACACAGTACCAACCAATGAAAAG GGTTGGATCACATTTCAAGGCTACATGTGTCAATGGGCACTATTAACTCTTACAAATGTACGGAAAACGTTAGAGTATATGGCATACCTAggttataatatgtataataatgAATGTCAAACAAACGCAATACTAGTCACACGCGAAAAAAAGCTAGATTTGGCAAAGAAACAATCAAGTAGAAATGTTTATACTTGTCACGTAATTGGACCGAAATGTAGTGGGAAAACAACATTGTGTAGAACGTTTATTGATCCCAAACTCGAG AAATTAACTGATGAAATGGTTCCATCAAATTCACATGTAACTGTAAACACAGTACATGTGTATGGTCAAGAAAAGACAATAATTTTGCGAGATATAAATATTCACAAAGTTCAAGATGCTTTAACACCCGCACAAATTCAGTGTGACGCAGCAGCTCTAGTTTACGACGCTAGTAATCCTAAGTCGTTTGAATATATCGCACGAATTTATATT AAATATTTTGCAGATAGTAAAATTCCTGTTCTGATAGTAGCAAATAAGAGTGATTTGTCTGAGGtgaaacaggaatacttgcttcAACCAGTAAGTTTTTGCAATAAGTACAAACTGATGCCACCACAACCATATAGCATTTCTCGTACAGTACGACGTGAGATCTTCGTAAAGCTAGCAACAATGGCAGCTTTCCC CCGCTTTCAAGGAGCATGGGTATTATTTTACAGAGACAG TCGTTTGAGGCGTATGGTCCACATGTTGCTTGACAAACCCTCTCCCACTCAATGGTGGAGTTCATTTACAAGGTTTTT ACATATAAATCAATTTGGACTGATGCAAGGAGATTCAATCGTCTGGTGGAAAGCTGGTCTTGGAATTGCAGTTGCCACAGTCGCGGGCTTCGTGGTGATGCGTGTCTTAAATACAGAGAAAAGATAG